The Candidatus Nezhaarchaeota archaeon region GAAGGGGCCCGCGTTTGGATGATCTGTCGTCGGGAACACTCTCCACGGATCGCGGACGAGGAGGGCCACCTCGAGGCCTATGCACCACTGGATGGAGTTGACGTAGTTGCTCCTCTTATATCGGTAAGGAACTACTCCGGAAGCAGACTCTCCTTCTACCTCTGCCCCAGCCCACTTGCCTGGAGCTAGGTGGAAGAGGACGAACTCAAAGGGGGCGTCAGCGGTCATGGTGGTTGCGTCCCCGAACACTACTTGACCTAAGTCTAGCGAGACGTGCTTATGCGCGTTTACGTACTTAGCTATGTCGTCAGCGCCCGTATCTAGGTTAGCCCATCCAGTGCCAGCGTAGCCTGTAAATTGGACGTGGGTTATGTGGATTATCGGCCTCTCCTGCCCTGAGTATAGGTCGGAGACCGCGTCCATGGTCTTCACCGTGACCTCGTAGTTACCTGGGAAGCCTAGCCTATTGCAGTGGACGTGGATTGGGTGAGGGAGCTTCAGCGCCTCGTTGGCCCTGCAGAGGGCCCTAACTATTTCGCGAGGGGTTGTATTGCGGCCAGGGACTATGTCGTCTAGGTTTAGCCCAACCCCCTTCCCCCAGGCCCAGGCCTCAGCCACCCCGGGGTCCACGATCTTAATCGCCCAGCCCTTAACGCCCTCGATTAGCCAAGCCACCAAGGCCTTCAGCTTCTCGTAGTCCTTCTGCTCCACGTAGTCTAGGATTAAGAGGTTTGAGTCGAGGAGGGGGAAGCAGGCCTTGTCTATTATGGGTATGTCGTCCATCTCCTCATGGGTGTGCCTAGTCTTAAGCGGAGGGGTGGCTGGCTCAATAACCGTCGTCCAGCCCATGCGAGCGTACTTATAGCCAATGACGTTCGTAGTCGGCGTGGTCCTGCCGGTCCCAGACCTCCTAACGTTGAGGATGAACTTCATAAACGACTTATAGTGGTCCTCCGGCCTCATGATTCTCCCGGTGTTTACCTTAGGCCCGGCGATGTGTGAATGCAGATCGACGCCGCCGGCCATCACCAGCCTGCCTTCAGCGTCTATCACCTTAGCCTCCCTAAGGTTGAGCTCAGCGTCAGACACTATCTTGCCGTCCTTTATGGCTACGTCCATTCGCTCCCCCTTAATGTTGTTCATAGGATCGTAGACAACACCGTTCTTAATCAGTATTTGCACAGAGACCTCCTCCAGTATCGTGTTGGCTTAAGTAGTCGGCTTAATAAGCCTTCTATAAGTCAAGGACCCACATCAGCCCCAGCGAGGCCAAGCCCCACCCGACGGGCCTTAGCGTAGGCGCTTCACGCA contains the following coding sequences:
- a CDS encoding formylmethanofuran dehydrogenase subunit A is translated as MQILIKNGVVYDPMNNIKGERMDVAIKDGKIVSDAELNLREAKVIDAEGRLVMAGGVDLHSHIAGPKVNTGRIMRPEDHYKSFMKFILNVRRSGTGRTTPTTNVIGYKYARMGWTTVIEPATPPLKTRHTHEEMDDIPIIDKACFPLLDSNLLILDYVEQKDYEKLKALVAWLIEGVKGWAIKIVDPGVAEAWAWGKGVGLNLDDIVPGRNTTPREIVRALCRANEALKLPHPIHVHCNRLGFPGNYEVTVKTMDAVSDLYSGQERPIIHITHVQFTGYAGTGWANLDTGADDIAKYVNAHKHVSLDLGQVVFGDATTMTADAPFEFVLFHLAPGKWAGAEVEGESASGVVPYRYKRSNYVNSIQWCIGLEVALLVRDPWRVFPTTDHPNAGPFTRYPELISWLMSKKARDAVLAKINRRAAKKAILPTVDREYDFYEIAICTRAGQAKILGLKNKGHLGVGADADVSIYNIKPLEVDPAKQPEEVVRAFKRAYYTIKGGEIVVKEGEVVKHLYGSTFYVKPKVEPDLLKTMISEIEPKFKSWYTISLSNYAISERELRHPVGVAVGG